GCGGGTCTGCTCAGCCTGTTCGCAACGGCTGCGGCCTTCGGCGCCGCGCTGTTTGGTGTGCGCGACTTCGCCGCCGCCAGGCGGTTGGGACGGATGTCCAGCGTGCCGGCCGCCAGCTTGGTCGAGAAATTGCCGGCGCGGCAGACCGTGCTGGTCACCGGGGCGACCGGTTTCATCGGCAGCCGCCTGGTCGCAAGCCTCACCGCATCGGGCCATCAGGTGATTGCGCTGATTCGCAATCCGGCGAAGACCGAGACGCTGCCGCCGCCGGTGACGCTGATCACGAGCCTCGACCAGCTGTCTCCCGGCACAGGGATAGACGCCATCGTCAATCTCGCGGGCGAGCCGATCGGCAACGGTCTTTGGACGGAAGTCAAGCGCCGCAAGATCATCGCCTCGCGTATCGACATGACGGCCGAGGTCGTCAGGCTGATCGCACGGCTCGAACGCAAGCCGTCGGTACTGGTGAGCGGCTCCGCGATCGGCTGGTACGGTCTCTGGCAGGACCAGGTGCTGACCGAGTCGGCGAAATCCCATGCCTGCTTCAGTCACGAACTGTGCGAGGCCTGGGAGAATGCGGCGAAGGCGGCCGCCGATCACGGCGTGCGCGTGGCGTATTTGCGGATCGGTCTCGTGGTCGGCACCGACGGCGGCTTCATCACGCGGATGCTGACGCCGTTCGAGTTCGGTCTCGGCGGTCCGCTCGGCTCGGGCAAGCAGTGGATGTCGTGGATCGAGCGTGACGATCTGGTGCGCCTGATCGCGCATGTGGTCGCCAAGCCTGAGCTGTCCGGTCCGATCAACGCGACCGCGCCGATCCCTGTGACCAACACGAAATTCACCGAGGAGCTGGGGCGGCGCCTGCATCGGCCCGCGATCTTCCGTGTGCCGGCCTCGCTATTGCGTACCGTCGGCGGTGACTTCGCGAACGAGCTGTTGCTCGGCGGCCAGCGCGTGCTGCCGAACAAGGCGCTGAGCAACGGTTTTGTGTTTCGGCACGAGACTTTGCGCAGCGCGTTCGAGGCGATCTTGTAGAGGAGGGCGAGATGTCTGATGACGGTTGCCGTGCATTTGGAGGTTGGCTCGCCGGATGCGGAGCCGCAACAGCGGTTCTCTCTGGCGTTGCCCAGACGCTCCTGATGGTCGCATCCGGCGGCGACATCATGAGGCTGCTGGGGGGCGTCGTCGTGCTTCTGCTTCCCTCATCCCTGGTCTTTGTCACGACATGTCTGCTGACCGCGATTCCCGCAGCGATCGCGATCTGGCTAAGCGAGGAGTTCGAAATCCGATCCGCCGGGTTCTTCGCCAGCGCGGGCGCTGCGATCGGT
This Bradyrhizobium sp. CCBAU 53421 DNA region includes the following protein-coding sequences:
- a CDS encoding TIGR01777 family oxidoreductase, which translates into the protein MTPLLWTLVAIQIAMGAFDTFYHHEFTERLAWRPSQRDELQLHSVRNMLYALLFLVLGWLEVHGILAIAVMAVLVVEVVITLMDFVEEDLSRKLPPSERINHTLLAINYGAILVLLVPVLIGWAMLPTAVVPAYAGLLSLFATAAAFGAALFGVRDFAAARRLGRMSSVPAASLVEKLPARQTVLVTGATGFIGSRLVASLTASGHQVIALIRNPAKTETLPPPVTLITSLDQLSPGTGIDAIVNLAGEPIGNGLWTEVKRRKIIASRIDMTAEVVRLIARLERKPSVLVSGSAIGWYGLWQDQVLTESAKSHACFSHELCEAWENAAKAAADHGVRVAYLRIGLVVGTDGGFITRMLTPFEFGLGGPLGSGKQWMSWIERDDLVRLIAHVVAKPELSGPINATAPIPVTNTKFTEELGRRLHRPAIFRVPASLLRTVGGDFANELLLGGQRVLPNKALSNGFVFRHETLRSAFEAIL